A region from the Vicia villosa cultivar HV-30 ecotype Madison, WI linkage group LG3, Vvil1.0, whole genome shotgun sequence genome encodes:
- the LOC131657915 gene encoding uncharacterized mitochondrial protein AtMg00810-like, producing MSLPKGLNLPHSNTITTKVCKLQKPIYGLKQARRQWYAKLSDSLISIGYKPSTDDYYLFTKNNDSSFTALLIYVDDIVLADNDLSEIRFVKTFLHNKFKIKVLGNLRFFLGLEVAHFSKGILINQRKYTLELLDDAGQLATKPSNTPYDLSIKLDCADSPPFEDESQYRRLIGRLLYLTTIRADIAFAVQQLSQYISNPKIVHFKAAIRILQYLKIALATGLFYAANSNLLLSGFANLDWVACPLTRKSVTGYAVFLGSSLIYWKSKKHTTVSQSSSEAKYRALASLVCEVQWLHYLFKDLNHNFNQPTSIYCDNNSAIYLAHNPSFHERSKHIEIDCHVTRK from the coding sequence ATGTCTTTGCCTAAAGGTTTAAATCTGCCTCACTCTAACACTATTACAACGAAAGTCTGTAAGCTTCAAAAGCCCATTTATGGACTCAAACAAGCAAGAAGACAATGGTATGCCAAACTTTCTGATTCCTTGATTAGCATTGGGTATAAACCTTCTACTGATGACTACTACCTATTCACTAAAAATAATGATTCTTCATTTACTGCTTTGCTTATATACGTTGATGATATTGTTCTTGCCGACAATGACCTTTCTGAAATTCGATTTGTTAAAACCTTTCTTCATAATAAGTTTAAAATAAAGGTCTTAGGGAATCTTAGATTCTTTCTTGGATTAGAAGTTGCTCACTTTTCCAAAGGTATTTTGATCAATCAAAGAAAATATACCTTAGAACTTTTGGATGATGCTGGTCAACTTGCTACCAAGCCTTCTAATACTCCCTATGACCTTTCCATTAAACTTGATTGTGCTGACTCCCCTCCCTTCGAGGATGAGTCTCAATATCGAAGACTTATTGGAAGACTTTTATATTTAACCACAATTAGAGCTGACATCGCCTTTGCTGTGCAGCAACTTAGTCAATACATTTCTAATCCTAAAATTGTTCACTTTAAAGCCGCTATTAGGATTTTACAGTATTTAAAAATAGCCCTTGCCACTGGTTTATTCTATGCTGCCAATTCTAACTTATTATTATCTGGTTTTGCAAATTTAGATTGGGTTGCTTGCCCTCTAACCCGTAAATCTGTCACTGGCTATGCTGTTTTCTTAGGCTCATCTCTGATATATTGGAAATCCAAGAAGCATACCACTGTATCTCAGAGTAGCTCAGAAGCTAAGTACCGTGCCTTAGCCAGCCTTGTTTGCGAAGTTCAATGGCTCCATTACTTGTTTAAAGATCTGAATCACAACTTCAATCAGCCTACTTCAATCTACTGCGACAACAACTCCGCAATCTACCTTGCACATAATCCATCCTTTCATGAAAGATCCAAACACATCGAGATTGACTGCCACGTCACTCGCAAATAG